The Knoellia sp. S7-12 region CAACGCCGTCTGGTACTCGCATCACGTCACCCCCGAACAGCGGCTGGTCGTCCGCGTGCATCTCCAGGAGCTCTCCCTCCCCTATTTGGCCCGCATCCTGCATACCAACGTTGCCGCCTACGTGTTCGTCGGCGAGCTCGTGAGGCAGGCAGCGATCCACAGCCATGGTGTTCCCGCCGACAAGAGCCTGGTGATCCCCAACCTTGTGGACACCGACGGCCTCGACCTGCCCAAGACCGCGGACGCCGCCACGAACATCGGCTTCGTCGGCACCGTCCCCGCGCGAAAGCGACTGGATCTGGCACTTGACGTCATCGAAGGTCTTGCTGACTTGGGGCGGCCGCATTCACTGCGCATCAAGGGCAAGGGCCCCGAGGCGTACCCCTGGATGAGCAGCCGACCGGAGGAAATGGCTTGGTACGACGCGCAATACGCGCGCATCGCGTCGCTGAACGCTTCCAGACCCGGCACCGTGTCCTTCGACGGTCACGGCAACGACATGGCTGAGTGGTACCGCAACATTGGTGTGGCCCTGTCGGTCAGTGACTTCGAGTCATTCCACCTGACCATCGCGGATGGCGCCGCCAGTCGAGCCATGCCCGTCGTTCTCGGTTGGGATGGGGCAGACCTTGTCTATCCACGTGAATGGATCGGCGCCTCGGTCACTGACCTGGTGGCCCGGATTGTGTCTGAGGAGCGCGACCCAGAGGGGTACCGCTCCGAAAGCGTCGCCCGCTTCGAAGAGACCGCCGTGCTCGGACGTCTTGTGCAGCTGCTCAATCCGGAGGGAACCCCTCATGTTCGATGAAGTCGACGTCGTGGTCCACAGCGGCTGTGTCCCCCGTCCACCGGAGAACGCGCACGTCGTCGCCCAGAGAAGAGGCTGAGTCGTGCGACTCGTTTTCGCTGCCCGAATGAAGAACCATGTGGCCAGGGGTGACATGGGCCCGCTCAAGCGGGTGATGTCGCGTGCCGTCATCGCGCTCGACACGGTGACTCCGTGGCCGTCAGAACACACCATCGTGGACCTGCGCTGGACGCCAAATCCTGGCCGCGTCGGGATCCTGATGCGCAGCAACGAGCCCGAGTCCACGGAGACCCGGCTCGGATGGATCGGCAACAAAGCTCGCGCCTGGGCGTGGACTGGGGTCCTCGGGGAGGACCTGTTGCCCCTGCTGCGTGGGGGCGACCACACCAAGCCGCTCGTGGCCGACGCCGTTGACGACGGGATCGGCAGCTTCGCCATGGTGGGCGCGACACCCGACTCCCTTCGCGTCTTCACGAACGTGCACCGATCGGAGGCGATGTACTACACCGAAGTCGACGACGTCGTCCTGTTCAGCAACTCGGCGGCGGCGCTCAACCTCGTGCGGCACGATTCGGCGACTCCTGTCTACAGCCCGCTCGGCCTCGCCGGAGCCATCGTCCATGGTCTGCCCGTGACCAGCTCAACCGTCTTCGCGGACGTGCAGATCGCGCCTCCTGGCTCCCGAATTGTGTCCGACTCCACGCACGACCTGCGCGTCGAGGACCGATACGTGTGGCAGGCCGACGCGGACGCAAGCTTCGACGAGGTGGCCTCAGCCATCGCCGACAGCCTCGTCACCTACGCCAAGACGCTCGCCGGGGGCGCCGAAAAGGTCATCGCGGCCATCACCGGAGGCAAGGACAGCCGCCTCGTCGTCTCGGCACTGACTGCGGCTGGGGTTCCCTTCCTGGCCTACACCAATGGGCTTGACGAGAGCGGCGAGGTGCACGTCGGCAGGCAGGTGGCCGCCCTGATCGGCGCGGAGCACCGAACCAACCGACCCGCCATGACGACGGCACCTTCCGGCAAGTCCTTCGTTGCGGCGCAGCCCGAACTCCAGGCGTGGATGACCCTGCGTTCGACCGGCGGCCTCGGGAACGCCTTCACGACACTGCCCGACCCCGCCAAGGCGCACGTGCTCATCACCAAGTCGGTCAATCTCGGCGGCCAAGGAGGCGAGATCATCCGCGGTGGCTGGGCCCGGTCGTTGGCCGCCAACGACCACGGCCGGGACAGTGCGCTCCAGTTGATCCGCAAGTCATGGTTCAACAATGGCGACCTGCTCTCGCCCCTGGCGCGCGAGGCGATGCACCTCGATCTCGCGGGAAGCCTGGCACGGATCGGCGACGCACCGGTCCGCGGGATGCTCGACGCCTATGTGCGCAACCGAACCGGCCGCTGGCTGGCGACCATGCGGCACGGCGAGTCCGTTGTCGCGCCGCACGCGACGCTGCTGATCAACAACCGGATGGTGCGGCGAATCCTCGCTGCACCCGATGAGACCCTCATCGAAGAGCGTCTGGCTCACCGGGTGATGAACACGATCGTCCCGGGAATTGCGGACCTGCCCTTCTTCCGCGACCGGTGGACCTTCGAGGCCAAAGGCCCCAGCACCTTCCACGACCCGGAGGGCTGGGCTGGACGGAACCCCTACACCGCCACCGACGTGCCGCGGGCGAACTTCAACTGGCGGGTGGCCTACACGCCAGCGCTCGCCGACTACTTCACGTCGTACGTGCTCGACAACGACTCCAGCCTTCTGTTTGACGTGCTCGACCGAAAGGCCGTCGAGAAGATGCTCAGTGGCAGCCGCTACCGCGCCCCGGCTGCCTGGGCACTGTTCTCGGCTCAGTACACGTTGAACAATGGATGGCTGGGTGGCCGCCCCGAGTCACCCGACACCATCCAGATCGAGGTTCCTCAGGCATGACGGCCAGCACTTCGGGCAAGGAGCCGGGCGAGATCCGCACCTTCATCTACGGCAGTTGCGTCTCGCGAGACACGTTCGAGTTCCTGCCAGAGGGATACCGGTTGCTCACCTATGTCGCAAGGCAGTCCGCGATCAGCGCGAACGCGCCTGCCACCGGGGTCTTGGGCCGGATGAAAGAGCTCCCGTCGGCCTTCCAGAACCGAATGGTCAGCGGCGACGTGCGCGGCGATCTGCCAACAGTGCTCGAACGCCACGTCGCCGATATCGATGTGTTGCTCATCGACCTCATCGACGAGCGAGGTGGTGTCATACCGCTTGGCGGCGGCTACGTGACCAAGTTGTCCGAGATGTGGGGCGCGGGCGGGCGCGAGATCTCCGCTGGCGTGCCGCTGCTGGCGTTCGGGAGCGACGAGCATTTCCGTGCGTGGAGTGGGGCTTTCGAGATCCGCGTCGAGCAACTGGAACGCCTGGGGCTCAAGGGCAAGACGGTGGTGCTGAGGACGCCGTGGGCCAAGCTGGCGCCTGACGGCACTCCGATCCCGATCCCCGAGTGGATGACTGATCCCGACACCGCGAATGCGCTCTACGTGCGCTACTTCCAGCGGGTCGAAGCCCTCGGCCTGGCCGTCATCGACCTGCCGGACGAACTGGCGAGGTCGCCGCTCGACCACCGCTGGGGCCCGAGCCCCTTCCACTACACCGAGCACGCGTACCAGTACCTCGCGAGCCGGATCGCGGCCTTCGCGGCGGGTGGTGCCGGCGCGCTCGAAGACCCGGCTGCGGCCTCCGACTCAACGATTCTCGACAAGGTCGCCTTCACTGACGTGCCCCGGCGTGACGCCAGCAGCTGGGGGGAGCCCCAGGTCTTCGCCTCGCTGCTGGATCTGACGAGGGCAGAGTTGCGGGACGGGCTCGTGACCCTGGCCACCCCTGAGGCGCCCGTGGACCTGCTGATCGAGAACAACCACGCCTCAACGACGATCGTGAGTTTGCACGCCGCCTTGGGCCAGAAGCCGATGGACCTGCCGATCTTCACCGGCCGTTCGGTCACCGAAGGCCTCGACGTCAATCGGATCTTCATCTCGGACGCGAGCCTCTGCCTCGACCCCGAGCTCAAGTTGGCGTGGTATCTCGGCAGCTCGACACTCGATCTCACGCAGGTGCTCCACGACGCCATTGCTGCGGTCCAGACTCAGTTCGGCGCGCATCACCTGGTTTTCTTCGGCATGTCCGGAGGCGGATTCGCGTCGCTCAACTTGTCGCACACCTTCCCGGGGTCGTTGGCGGTTCCGGTCAACGCCCAGACCCGGGTTGCCGACTACCACCCGCCGGCCTGGCAGGCCTTCACGGCTGCGTGCTTCGGCACGGAGGGCGAAGATGAGGCTCTCGAGGTCCTGGCCAACCACCCTCGGGCCGATCTGCGTGCGGTTTACGCCGCGGGTTTCGCGAATCACGTCGTTTACCTGCAGAACTCGCAGGATGCCCACGTGACGACCCAGCTCAGCCCCTGGCTCGAAGCACTCCCCCACCGCAACGGCGTGCACCTGCTCCTCCAGCCCTGGGGGCGGGGGCACGTGCCTCCGTCGGCTCGCGAACTCCGCACCCTCATGCAGGCCGTCGCGCCGGTGAACGGCAACTGGGACGCGCTGGCCCGACGTTGGGGCGCGGCGCCGGGCGTCGGAGCCGACCCACGTCTGCCCCTTGCGAGCGGCTGATCACCCCACCGGGGTTCAGAGGGCTCAGGGAGGGCCGACGCCGAAGCTGTCGGTGCCCAGCCTGACCAGGGCGTCGGGAGACGAGCCGCGACTGTCCCTCGAGAACCACCCGGGTCCCACCGCCACGCTCCGCACCGGCTGTCCCGGCCGTGTCCACGACACGACGTGGGCAGCCGTGCCGGCTACGTTGTCGTGCAGTGTCACCTCCGGTGCAGAGTCCGCTCCGGAGAAGTCGATGAGGGTCTGTAGGCGCAGTCGATTTCCGGTTTTGGCCATCAGCACCGTTCGCGTGGGGGTCTTCTCACGCCACCGGTACGAGGTCCAGCCCTGCCACGGGTCGGTTCTTCCCTTGACGACGGAGACCTCAGGGGCCTCACCCACGGGCGCGAACCAGGTCTTCGTCGTCGCCTGGGCAGAAAGCACCACCGCACCCTCCTTGCGGTGACCCGCAGACGGCTCCAGGTGCCACACTTGCGCGGCCGTGACCGGATCCTCCGCGGTGACGTCGTCGATGACGACGATGGCCTCCAGGTCCCACAGGACGAGGACACGTCGGCGGATCTCCACACCGGCGTAGCCACGGTCGAGCAGCTCGAAGTCCTCGCCGCCCTCCCGGATCTCACTCCGGGTCAAGGTGACCTCGGCCGTGCGGTCGTATTCGACGCCGTCGACCACCACGGAGTTGTGAGCCGCCCGCGAGAGCACATGGGCGCGGAACGGGTCGACGGCGTCGTAGGCGTACTTGCCGCCATCGACAAGCACCGGCGCGCCGCGGTGGAACAACGTCAGCGAACCCCCGTCCACGTGGCCGTGAATCCGGTTCTGGGGCCCGAACCTCAGCGAGTAGAAGGTGTGCTCGGAAAAGGGCCGATCGTCGTCGCCCCAGCCGCTGCGTCCGAAGACGTAGCCGGACGCGTACGTCTTGACGCGTTCCGGCGGAGGAGCACCTTCCCGGCCGCCGGAGGCGACGAACTCGACGGCAGGATGGGGGATGCCCCGGAGTGAGAAGACCTCGGTGTCACCGATCAGTTCATACGTGCCGTCGGGGCGGGTCGCATGAGCCAACGCCAGTGGCGCGCGCTCGATCCTGCGGAACTCGGCCGGCGCCGCTCCCCGCACCAACTCCACGCGTCGCTTGGTCAGGCTCCACCAGCTGTAGTTGATCTGGTGGTACTGGACGGCCCCTTCTTCGTTGATGCCCTCCTCGTCGTACGAGGTTTTGAGCATCGCGGTCATCCTCTCGACGGCGAGGTCGACCCACTCCTCGTGCTCAAGGACGGCGCCGATGACGAGCAGGCCCTGGTGCTGTTGCAGCGCGTGGTTTCCCTTGCGGACGTGTTTGGGGTCCTCGAGCCACCGGCCGTGCTCCTCGATCGACCTGAGCACCACCGTGAGGGCCTCGGGCCGATGCTCGGTGAGCATCGGCAGGCCGAAGCACATGATCATGGCGCGGACCGCCTCGACCATGTCACCCCAGGAGTAGGTCGCGCGACCGCGGCCTGGCGGGTTGGCCTCGATCCACGAGGTGACGGTGGCGACCCACAGGTCGACCCCCGACGGGTCTCCTGCATCTGCGCGACGGCGCAGCGGATCCAACCAGCGCAGCATGTGCAGCTGGGCCACCCAGTTGACCTCACGAAACGGGTTCTCGTTCCACTTCGGCGACTCGGGGAGGCGCCACAGCCTGTGCGGCTTGAGGGTCAGCTCACCACGCAACAGGGCGGCGGCCTCGGCGTGGTCGGTCGAGAGCGGCGAGAAGTGGGATCCGATCGCCTGACTGCGCGCGGCGAGCTCGGAGTAGGAGAAGGTCAAGACGTCGAGCCTCTCGAAAGCGGGGTGCCGGACGTGATCGGGTCTTCAGCGACGAGGGCGTCCCTGACCTTGGTGAAGGCGTCGTCCTGAAGCCGGTACACGGGACCGGCGAAGGTGGTCAACAGCCAGTCGTTGTAGGCCGTCACGACCTCCGACAACCCGGCCGGCGAGGGGGGCGGGGTGTCGAGCAGGACAGCATTGACGTGCGGCCCGAAGCTGTTCTCGAGCCTCGGCAGGGTGTCGGTGAAGAGCTCCCGGAGCCGCTCGAGAGACGCGCCGGCGATGACGTCCCGCATGCCCATCACGTGGAAGACTTCCGTCGCCGGGGTGGCTACGGCGAAGTGCTCCCACTGGCTCTGGTAGTCCGCCCAGAGGGCCAGACCCGTGCCGGGGAACACGGAATGCACCGGAACGGCACGCATTTCACGCGCCAGCCGACTGAGCGCTGAGTCACCCAGCTCTGCTGCGGTCGCGGCGGATAGGCATCGCTCGTCACCCCAGGCGACGACGACGGGAACGGCGTCGCACGTCTCGACCTCGACCGCCCACGACAGCGGCACATAGCGCGAGGCAGTGAGGCCCGTAGCTTCGGGACGGTCCGCCGTCGAAGGGTCGGGGCCGCGGTAGGCGTCCGCGAGCGTGACGACTGTCCGTCGGCCCGGATCAGCACTCCACCCCAGGGACACCATCCAATCGCCGTCTCCGATCGGGTCGTCGAACCATGGGGTCACGAGGCCTCGTTTCCCCCCCGGCAATCGTCGTCTGCCCATGCGGCGGCTCGGTGCAGCGTCGAACGCACCCGGCGAGCTCGCACGGCCCACCCACATCCCCGAAATCTCGACCCTGCCCGGAGCCAGACGCCCGGTTCGCTCGTCGAGGTTCGTGACCCGGAGGCGCCAGCGGGTGACGTCAGCGCGGAGGTGCAGCGGGAGACGGACGGTGCCAGCGGTCGCCGGGTTGCGGATGCCCGCCACCGGCAGGCTGAGAGGCACGCGGATGTACTGCTGGTCGACCCAGTCCCCGTCCTCGGAGGGCTCATCGAGACCGACCACCCGGCGCAGTTCGGCGAGCAACCAGGCGTACGCCTCGGGGACGAAGTGGTATGGCGAGAGACCCCATCGGTGGTCCGCGTCACCGAGGGCAAGCTCCGGCGGGAGCTCGACCACAGGCAGTCCGAGTTCCCGGAGGAAGGCGTAGTAAGGACGAAAGGCGTCGTCCCACTCCGCAGCGCTGCGCTGCATGTAGGGCGGCACACTGACGCCGTCACGGGTCCGGCTCGCGAACGGAACGCGCAGGACCACCGAGCGGTCGCGCAGCCCTGCCGCCTCCAGCCGGGCGAGCACGGCTCGGGCGGCGTCCTTCCAGCGGCGGAAGTGCTCTGGCGTGCCGAGCTCCACATCGTCGGACACCGGGCGCAGCAGGTCCTTGACCCCGGACTCCTTGAGCTCCTGCGAATCGGTGGCGAACGCACCCTCCGCCAGGGGCACGACGCCGAGGCGCTCGTCGACGAGGTCGATGACAAGGACGTCGAGATCCGGGGCGTGGTCCTCCAGCAGGTCGAGTGCCTCGGACCTGAGGTCGGCCACGACCATCCGGCGCTGGAACGCCGAGGGCAGGTCGACAGTCTCGGGAACCTCGGTCGGCGGGGAAGCGGCACTGATCAGCGACTGCCGGGCCACATAGAAAGCCACCGTGCACTCCCGGTGCAGCTCGGCCATGTCACGGCTGACGCAACTCCCGAGGATGCCGAGTCGCAGGGGAGTGGCCATATCGACCACTTTACTGACCGCTCGCGGAGCCCCGTCCACTCGCCTGCGGGGCTGCGCGTACCAAGGCGGAGCCGAGGGGGTAGTAGAGCGCGTCGCCCAGAACCGTCACCTTGTTGGGTGCCACGCCCTTCGCCTGCACCGTCGTGACGGTGAGGGAGCCGGGGTCGACCAGGTGGAGTGAGCCGCGCGATGCGACGTAGAGCAGACCGTCCACCTCGACCACCTGAGCCACCGACCACGTGACCGTGTCCGGTTGCACATCGGTCGTCAGGTGGAGCTGCCTGATCCGCGTGCCGGTAGCACGGTCCAACTCGAAGAGGGTCCCACCCGAGACACCCCACAACCGACCGGACGAGGTGATCGTCAGCGCACTGATCGACTGGGCACGCTCCACGGGGTGGGTCTGCCAGAGCACGCGCCTCGACCTGGTGTCGTACGCGAAGACGGTCGCGTTGTCAGCCGTCGGCGTGGTCCCGAGTCCACCCCACCGGGATGTGCCCACGAAGGCGATGCCGTCGCGACCCGCGATGCTGACCACGCTCTCGTTCGGGACCGGGGAACGCATCGACACCGGCGTGGAGTCCGGTCCATCGATCCAGCCGAAAGCGCCTCCGAGCGTGCCGTACGAGGGCACCGTCCCGAAGTACGTCCGGGCACCGTCGACGGCCCACGCCTGAGGGCGGTCCTGCCGGAAGCTCGGACCCAGCGATCCGATCTGGACGGGGTTGGTGTCGGGCACCCACGGCCCGGCAGTGTCGTACTTGAGGATGCGGGCACCGGTGTAACTGCCGAGGTAGAGCTGGGAGCCGTTGGCGATCATCCCCTCGATCTCACCGAAGACCCTGGGTGACTGGTCGTCGGTCGAGGGGTAGCGCAGGGCAACCTCGCCATCGGGCCTGAAGGCCACGAAGCTCGGACCACCAAAGCCCCCGACGTAGAGGAGACCATCGCTGCCCGCTGCGAGCGATTTGATGTGCAGGGCCGACGGTTTGAACCCCAGTTGGAAGTTCTGATGCAGCGCGGCCGGGAGCGGCTTTCCAGGCCCGGGGGCGCGCAGGGCAGAGAGGTTGACCGCGCCAGCCCGGAGTCCGCCGTCGTGGGTGATGAGCCACGCGCCCGGCACCCCGCCGATGGTCGTCCCGACCACGAGGGAGTTGCGTCCCGGCGGCAGGGAGGTCGTCGCGATCGCGGTGACCTTGCGTGAGGCCGGCCCGGAACCGGCCACCTTCCAGATCCTCTGGTCCCGCACGTAGTAGAACGACTCGCCGGGCGGAGCGGCGCTCGGCACCTGGGCACGGGAGACGTCCGCCGGCCCGTCGAGGGTGACCCAAGCCTTCGTCGTGAGGTCGTAGAGGCCGTACACGTCGCCGGTGAACCGCGCAAAGAGGAACCTGCCCCGCCGGTCGAGTTGCTTGACGAAACCCTTGGCGATGCTTGTCGGCGGCTGGATCGAAACGGGCGGGCCGGTGCCGGTTCTCGGGAGCATGACGATGTGCGGTCGGCTTGGGCCCGTGCCCACAAAGATGTGCTTGTCGTCCACCGCCAACCCCCGCGCGTATGCCGCGCTGGGGTCGACCCGTCCGCGCAGGGTGAACTTCGCGGTCGCCGGGTCGAAGCTCCACAGCTCGGCCCGCGGGTAGCTCGCCCCCCACACCACGCCGTCGTCGTCGGTATCGAGGTCCCACACGAGGGTGGCATCGGGCGTGGCGCGGCCCAGGTCGTTCATGGACCGGCTCAGTGCGTCGTATCTCCACACGTGCCCGTTGCCGCCCCCGACGTAGACAGTGACACCGCGACCATCGGCGGTGCGCCCCTTCGTCAGGGCCCAGCCGTTGGTCAACCCGGGAAGCTCGGTGCGGTGCAGGAGCGCACCGGACTGCAGGTCGGCAACCTGGAAGGTGGCCGGTTCTCCCGATACGACCGTGACGAGCTGAGGACGCCCCGTCACGGTGATCACGTCGGACGTCGTGGTGGTCAGGAAGCCATCGAGTTGCGCGACGGTCTTGGTCCGGAGATTGGGAGGCGTGCGCGGCTTCACCGGGGTGATCGTGAAGTCGTCCCATCGGCTCACGGATGGCTCGTCCCCGAACGGGGCCACGGTCATCGTCGCTGACGTCGCCGTGCCGGGAGCGGAGGCGTCGAAGCTGGCCCTCGACCACTCTCCGGTGGGGGCGCTGACGTTGTGAGGGCTCGACCGCACCAGCCGCCCCTGGGTGTCGAACCAGTCGATGTTCAACCGAGAGACACCCCTCACAGGCCGCACCCAGGCCGAGAAGTTGTGTGTGACGTCGGGGAACACCGGGACGCGGGCACTGGTGGCGGCACTCTCCTGGGAGTTCCTGCCGGAGATCTCGATGGCGGCAGTGCCGGTGTGGGCGTCTGGCGACAGCCGCACGCGGTCCCCCTGCATCGACCGAACAGTCCAGTCGTCGACGGCGTTTCCTCTGTTCCCCTCGAACCCGCTGCCCGGCACGTCTGTCGAGAGCAACCTCACCTCGTCCCACTTGACGGCGCTGGTCCGGTCGTCCGCGATGATGAGAACGGTGGCGGTGACTGCCTCTGCCGGGGCGGCGGCTTGTGCGGTGACCCTGGACCAGGCGCTGCTCGTCCCTGTGGCGGCGCTGACCTGAGCGATCCGACGCCCCGATGCCTCCTCAAACGCGAGCACGAGGCGCTGCTGGCCCGCCACCGGCTGCGCGAAGGCGGCCACGTGATAGGTCTGGCCGGCCGCGACGGGCAGCCGTGACCGCGAGATCCTCACGTCACCCGAACCACTCGAGTCACGGGTGTCGAGCACGAGCGCGGAACGGCCCGAGTACGGCCGTTTGTCCGTCAGGGTCGCGGCACTGCCGCCATCGACGGATGCCTGCCAGCCTTCGGTAGCGAGGTCAGATGAGTCGAAGGCGCCCACCATGGTCACCGGCCCCTGCGTCGGTGCCTTCGTCGCAGGGTCATCCCCACCGGACATCACTGCGACAGCCAAGGCCGTCGCAGCAACGAGGGCGAGAGCAAGCCCACCGCCCAGCCATGGACGTCGATGCGCGGAGCGCAGACGGTCTCGAAACGGCACCGAGTTTACCTACTTGGGGGCGAAGTCAGGGAGTCGTTCGCCGAGCCCAAAGAGGTGAGCAATGGCTGCCACTGAGCGACCTGCCGCCTCTCCATCGCCGTAGGGATTCACGGCGTTCGACATCTCCGTGTATGCCGTGGGGTCGTCGATGAGTCGAGAGACCTCGGTGACGATGCGCTCCTCTTCGGTGCCGATGAGCTTGACCGTCCCGGCGTCCACTGCCTCGGGCCGCTCGGTGTTCTCGCGCATGACGAGGACTGGCTTGCCGAGCGAAGGCGCCTCCTCCTGCACCCCGCCCGAGTCGGTGAGGACGATCGTCGCGGACTTCATGAGCCGGGTGAACTCGCCATAGGCCAAGGGCTCGGTCACCAGCACGTTGGACAGTCCTTCGATGTGTGGCAGCACTGCTTCACGCACGATCGGGTTGCGGTGGACCGGCAGCACGAGCAGGTGGTCGGGGTAGGTCGTGGCGAGTCGCTTGAGTGCACGGCCGACACCCTCCATCGCGCCGCCCCAGTTCTCGCGACGGTGAGTCGTCACGAGGATGATCGGCTGACCCGCACGCTCGGCCGCAAGCAAACGCTCATCAGCGAAGGGGATGTCCTGCTCGACCGTGTGCAGCAGGGCGTCGATGACGGTGTTGCCCGTGACCGCGATGGTCGATGGGTCGATGGCCTCGCGGACGAGGTTGTCGAACGACGTCGAGGTTGGCGCGAGGTGCAGCGCCGCAATCTGACTCGTGATCTTGCGGTTGGCCTCCTCGGGGAACGGCGAGTTGATGTCACCGCTGCGCAGGCCGGCCTCGACATGGATCACCGGGATGCGCCGATAGAAGGCCGCGATGGATGCGGCGGCAACGGTCGAGGTGTCCCCCTGCACGACGACCGCATCGGGCGCGACCGACTCGAGCACCGGGTCAAGCCGGTCGAAGACCTTGGCCATGAGCCCGTTGAGGGTCTGGCCGTGGGCGAAGACATCGAGGTCGTGGTCAGGCACGATGCCGAAGATCTCGTTGACCTGGTCGAGCATCTCGCGGTGCTGACCCGTGACGACGGTGACCGACTCGAGGTCCGGATGTGCCTCGATGGCCCGGATGACCGGTGCCACCTTGATGGCCTCGGGTCGAGTGCCATAGATGGTCATGATGCGTCGGGTCATGAAAGCTCTCAGCTCGGGTAGGTATG contains the following coding sequences:
- a CDS encoding DUF6270 domain-containing protein, which encodes MTASTSGKEPGEIRTFIYGSCVSRDTFEFLPEGYRLLTYVARQSAISANAPATGVLGRMKELPSAFQNRMVSGDVRGDLPTVLERHVADIDVLLIDLIDERGGVIPLGGGYVTKLSEMWGAGGREISAGVPLLAFGSDEHFRAWSGAFEIRVEQLERLGLKGKTVVLRTPWAKLAPDGTPIPIPEWMTDPDTANALYVRYFQRVEALGLAVIDLPDELARSPLDHRWGPSPFHYTEHAYQYLASRIAAFAAGGAGALEDPAAASDSTILDKVAFTDVPRRDASSWGEPQVFASLLDLTRAELRDGLVTLATPEAPVDLLIENNHASTTIVSLHAALGQKPMDLPIFTGRSVTEGLDVNRIFISDASLCLDPELKLAWYLGSSTLDLTQVLHDAIAAVQTQFGAHHLVFFGMSGGGFASLNLSHTFPGSLAVPVNAQTRVADYHPPAWQAFTAACFGTEGEDEALEVLANHPRADLRAVYAAGFANHVVYLQNSQDAHVTTQLSPWLEALPHRNGVHLLLQPWGRGHVPPSARELRTLMQAVAPVNGNWDALARRWGAAPGVGADPRLPLASG
- a CDS encoding heparinase II/III family protein, which produces MTFSYSELAARSQAIGSHFSPLSTDHAEAAALLRGELTLKPHRLWRLPESPKWNENPFREVNWVAQLHMLRWLDPLRRRADAGDPSGVDLWVATVTSWIEANPPGRGRATYSWGDMVEAVRAMIMCFGLPMLTEHRPEALTVVLRSIEEHGRWLEDPKHVRKGNHALQQHQGLLVIGAVLEHEEWVDLAVERMTAMLKTSYDEEGINEEGAVQYHQINYSWWSLTKRRVELVRGAAPAEFRRIERAPLALAHATRPDGTYELIGDTEVFSLRGIPHPAVEFVASGGREGAPPPERVKTYASGYVFGRSGWGDDDRPFSEHTFYSLRFGPQNRIHGHVDGGSLTLFHRGAPVLVDGGKYAYDAVDPFRAHVLSRAAHNSVVVDGVEYDRTAEVTLTRSEIREGGEDFELLDRGYAGVEIRRRVLVLWDLEAIVVIDDVTAEDPVTAAQVWHLEPSAGHRKEGAVVLSAQATTKTWFAPVGEAPEVSVVKGRTDPWQGWTSYRWREKTPTRTVLMAKTGNRLRLQTLIDFSGADSAPEVTLHDNVAGTAAHVVSWTRPGQPVRSVAVGPGWFSRDSRGSSPDALVRLGTDSFGVGPP
- a CDS encoding DUF6270 domain-containing protein, which gives rise to MATPLRLGILGSCVSRDMAELHRECTVAFYVARQSLISAASPPTEVPETVDLPSAFQRRMVVADLRSEALDLLEDHAPDLDVLVIDLVDERLGVVPLAEGAFATDSQELKESGVKDLLRPVSDDVELGTPEHFRRWKDAARAVLARLEAAGLRDRSVVLRVPFASRTRDGVSVPPYMQRSAAEWDDAFRPYYAFLRELGLPVVELPPELALGDADHRWGLSPYHFVPEAYAWLLAELRRVVGLDEPSEDGDWVDQQYIRVPLSLPVAGIRNPATAGTVRLPLHLRADVTRWRLRVTNLDERTGRLAPGRVEISGMWVGRASSPGAFDAAPSRRMGRRRLPGGKRGLVTPWFDDPIGDGDWMVSLGWSADPGRRTVVTLADAYRGPDPSTADRPEATGLTASRYVPLSWAVEVETCDAVPVVVAWGDERCLSAATAAELGDSALSRLAREMRAVPVHSVFPGTGLALWADYQSQWEHFAVATPATEVFHVMGMRDVIAGASLERLRELFTDTLPRLENSFGPHVNAVLLDTPPPSPAGLSEVVTAYNDWLLTTFAGPVYRLQDDAFTKVRDALVAEDPITSGTPLSRGSTS
- the wecB gene encoding UDP-N-acetylglucosamine 2-epimerase (non-hydrolyzing), yielding MTRRIMTIYGTRPEAIKVAPVIRAIEAHPDLESVTVVTGQHREMLDQVNEIFGIVPDHDLDVFAHGQTLNGLMAKVFDRLDPVLESVAPDAVVVQGDTSTVAAASIAAFYRRIPVIHVEAGLRSGDINSPFPEEANRKITSQIAALHLAPTSTSFDNLVREAIDPSTIAVTGNTVIDALLHTVEQDIPFADERLLAAERAGQPIILVTTHRRENWGGAMEGVGRALKRLATTYPDHLLVLPVHRNPIVREAVLPHIEGLSNVLVTEPLAYGEFTRLMKSATIVLTDSGGVQEEAPSLGKPVLVMRENTERPEAVDAGTVKLIGTEEERIVTEVSRLIDDPTAYTEMSNAVNPYGDGEAAGRSVAAIAHLFGLGERLPDFAPK